Genomic segment of Nocardiopsis mwathae:
CGAGGTGCCCGACGCCTTCGAGTCGGCGGTGCGCGAGGCCACCACCGCCTTCGGCCGCGGGGAGTGCTTCGTGGAGCGCTACCTGGACCGGCCCCGCCACGTGGAGACCCAGTGCCTGGCCGATGCCCACGGCAACGTGGTAGTGGTCTCCACCCGCGACTGCTCCCTGCAGCGCCGCCACCAGAAACTCGTCGAAGAGGCCCCCGCGCCGTTCTTGTCGCCGGAGCAGACCGAGCTGCTCCACACCTCCTCCAAAGCCATCCTGCGCGAAGCCGGGTATGTGGGGGCGGGCACGTGCGAGTTCCTGGTCGGGGCCGACGGCACCGTCTCCTTCCTGGAGGTCAACACCCGCCTGCAGGTCGAGCACCCGGTCACCGAGGAGGTCACCGGCATCGACCTGGTCCGCGAGATGTTCCGCATCGCCGACGGCGAGGAGCTGGGCTACACCGACCCCCCGGCCCGCGGCCACTCCTTCGAGTTCCGGATCAACGCCGAGGACGCCGGGCGCGGCTTCATGCCCGCCCCGGGCACCATCACCGCGCTGAACCTGCCCGGCGGGCCCGGGGTGCGGGTGGACACCGGCTGCCAGGCCGGGTTCACCGTCCCCCAGGCGTTCGACTCCATGGTCGCCAAACTGATCGTGACCGGCGCCACCCGCGCCCAGGCCCTTGAGCGCTCCCGCCGCGCGCTGGGCGAGTTCGAGGTCGGGGGGATGCCCACCGTGCTGCCCTTCCACCGCGCGGTGGTGGAGGACCCCGCCTTCGCCCCCCAGGGCGATGCGCCGTTCAGCGTGCACACCCGGTGGATCGAAACCGAATTCACCACCCCCATCGAGCCCTACACCGGGGAGACCGAGCAGGCCGAGGCCCCCGAGCGCGACACCGTGACCGTGGAGGTCGGGGGCAAGCGGGTCGAGGTCGTCCTCCCCGCCGGACTCGGCGCCGGGTCGGATAGAGCCCTCAAGAAGCCGCCCAGGCGGGGACGGGGCAGAACCGGCCGAGTCGGGGCCTCGGCGGGCGGGGATGCGCTGGTCTCGCCGATGCAGGGCACGGTCATCAAGCGGGTGGCCGAGGACGGCCAGGAGGTCGCCGAGGGCGACACGGTCGTGGTCATCGAGGCCATGAAGATGGAGCAGCCGCTGACCGCCCACAAGTCGGGCACCGTCACCGGCCTGGCCGTCACCGCCGGCGAGACCGTCGCCAACGGCGGCGTCATCTGCGAGATCAAGGACACCTGACACCAGCCCGCCATGCGCGGGGTCCTATGGTCGTCCCTGTGGGCGGTCACCCACGCGGTGTCCCGGGGTGGAAAGCAGCACCGACGAGGGCGGCAGGGGCCTGGGGTGGCGTTCGCCCTACGGTGGGCCCGTGGCCGGGGCGGGGCCGCCCAGCACGACCCTCCTCTCCTCAGGCCGATCCGTCCGTGCCGGATTTCCCCTGGCCATCGGCACGGGCGGCGGCCTCGACCTTGGCCTTGATGATGGGCATCTGCACGCGCGTGTTGCGGTCCAGGCGCGCCTTCATCGCCATGTCGTCGAGAGGGGCGTGGGGTTTCATCTCGAAGTCCTGCTCCCAGCGCATGCGGACACCCTCCGGTTCCTGGACGTAGGTCCAGCGGATGTTCATGTAGCGGAAGACGCCCGTCTCGACCCGGTGGGCCAGAACGGTTCGGGTGGCCTCGTCCATGGTCCGCCGGGAGACCCAGCTCCACACCGTGCCGTTCTCGTCGGGGTGCAGCGCGAGCCGGAAGGTCACGGTGTCTCCGTCGCGTTCGAGGATCTTGGCCTCCGCGTACTCGGTGAACAGCCGCGGCCATTCGGCCACGTCGTTGGTCATCGACCACACCAGGTCCATCGGCGCGTCGATGACGATCGAGTTGTCGGTTCTCGCCGCCATCAGGGGCCTCCCTCCGCCAGTCCGCTGTTGACGTACGCGACGACGTCGCGCATGGTCTGGCCGTTGTCGAGTTCACCGTCGGGGATTCGGACGCCGTACTCCTGCTCGATGCGGTTGCCGAGCTCCAGCACGGCCAGCGAGTCGTAGCCGAGTTCGGCGAAGGTGGTGTCGCCCACCTGTCCGCCGTCCATGTCGACCGCCTCATCGGCCCCCGCGACCGCGAGGAGCATCCGTTTCACGTCGTCTACCGTGATCTCACCGATCCGACCCATGTCCGCCTCGCCTTTCGTCGGGTTCCTGTTCACTCCGGATCGTCCGGTCGCCCGCCCCGAGTACCAGGGCGGAGGTGAATCCGCCGTGGCCGCGGGCCAGGACGAGCGCGGTCCGCGGCCTGATCCGCCGCGGGTGGTCGAGGACCAGGTCGAGCCCGCAGTCCGCGGTCGGCCGCAGCCCGCCGGCGGTGTGCGGTACGACGCCGCTGCCGAGCGCCAGCAGGGCCGTCGCGGCGTCGAGCGCCGCCCCGCCGGCGTACAGCCGCCCCGTCAGGGTCTTCGGCGCGGTCACCGGGACCCCGCCGGGACCGAAGACCTCGGTGATCGCCCTGGCCTCGTCGCGGTCACGCTCGGGTAGGCCGAACGCGTCGGCGAAGACGACGCCGACCGCACCCGGTTCGAGCTCCGCGTCGGCCAGTGCCCGACGGATCACCGACGCCAGCACGGGTGGCCGACCCGCCCATGGGGCCGGGTCGAACCCGGCCGCGTAGCCGAGCAGCGCTCCGTAGTGTCCGGCGCTGCGCCGATCCGCCGACTCGACGGTGAGGAAGGCGCCGCCTTCCCCTGGGACGTATCCGGATGCCGCCGAATCGAAGGGGCGGTAGGCCGCGCCGGGGTCGCTGATCGTCGAGAGTCCGCCCGCCGTCAACTGCGCGACGAGGCCGTAGGGGCACAGCGGGGCATCGGTTCCGCCCGCGAGCACGAGCTGTGAGCCGGTCGACAGCAGCCGCCGGGCCTGGCCGAGTGCGTCCAGCCCGCCAGCCTGCTCGCTGCAGAGCACGCCGCACGGGCCGCGCATTCCGTGCCGGATCGACACCTGTCCCGTCGTCGCCGCGTAGAACCAGGCGATCGACTGGTACGCGCCCACCCACGAGGGTCCCTTCCGGTAGAGGTTCTCCATCTCGTGCTGGCCGAACTCGGTGCCGCCGGACGAGCTGGCGGTGACCACCCCCAGCTCGTACTCGGGCAGTGCCCCGGGGTCGACGCGGGCGTCGTCCAGTGCTTCCTGCGCGGCGGCCAGTGCGAGGTGGGTGAACCGGTCGGTCTGCGGGATCAGCCGTCCCGGGATGTGGTCGCGCGCCTCGAATCCCGGGACCTCGCCGGCGACCTGGACCGGGTAGCCGGAGGGGTCGAAGCGGGTGATCCGGCCGAGACCGCTCGTGCCCGCCAGGACCGCGTCCCAGTGCCGTCGCGCCCCGATCCCGGTCGGTGCCACCACCCCGATACCGGTCACGACGGCCCGCACGCGCCGCCCCGTTGGCACCCCCGTGGCGCTCACGCCGGTATCGCCCTCCTCACCTGGAATCGGCCCAGCACCATCGCGGTCTGGAAGCCGCCGAAACCGCTGCCGACGCTCAGTACCCGGTCCATCCGGTGGGAGCGTGCCTCGTTCGGCACGTAGTCCAGGTCGCAGACGGGGTCGGGCACCGTGAGATTGGCCGTGGGCGGCACGACCTGGTGTCTCAGCGCCAGGGCGCAGGCGGCGACCTCCAGGGACCCGATCGCGCCGAGGGAGTGCCCGATCATCGACTTGATCGAGCTGACCGGGACCTCGTAGGCGCGCTGCCCCAGGCTGCGTTTGAAGGCCGCCGTCTCGTGCCGGTCGTTCTGCTGCGTTCCCGATCCGTGCGCGTTGATGTAGTCGATGGCGGCGGGATCCAGGCGGGCGCGGTCCAATGCGACCCGGATCGCCTCGGCCATCTCGCGCCCGTCCGGTTTGAGACCGGTCATGTGGTAGGCGTTGCTGCGCCCGGCGAAGCCGAGTACCTCGGCGTAGACGGTTGCGCCGCGGCGCCGTGCCGCAGCGGCCTCCTCCAGCACGACGACGGCGGCGCCCTCCCCGAGCACGAATCCGTCGCGCCGCGCGTCGAAGGGCCGCGACGCGTGCCGCGGGTCGGCGTTGTTCGGTGTGGTCGCCTTGATGGCGTCGAAGCACGCCGAGGTGATGGGTGCGAGTGGGGCGTCGGTGGCGCCGGCGAGGACGACGTCGGCGGTGCCCTCTTCGATGAGCTGGACCCCGTGGCCGATGGCGTCCAGCCCCGAGGTGCAGCCGGTGGAGACCAGCGCGACCGGCCCCTCGGCGCCGACCTGCCAGGCGACCTCCACGGCCAGGGTGCTGGGGACCATGTAGCCGTAGAGGTGCGGCACGCCGTAGGTGTGGTCGACGAGCCAGTCGCGTCCGTCGTCGGCGAGGACGGCGTACTCCTCCTCCAGGCTCATGGTGCATCCCACGGCGCTGCCGATGCTCACACCGGTTCGGGAGGGGTCGCGGGCGCCCGGGTCCAGCCCGCTGTCGGCGACGGCTTCCCGGGCCGCCACCACGGCGAACTGCGCGGCGCGGTCCATGCGCCGCACTTCCTTCGGCGTGAGTCCGGCCGCCGACGGGTCGAAGTCGCATTCGGCCGCGACGCGGGACCGGAATCCGGACGGATCGAAGAGGGTGATCCCGCGGGTGGCGGTGCGCCCGGACGACAGCAGGTCCCAGTAGGCGTCGCGGCCGATTCCGCCGGGCGCGACGGCGCCGACCCCGGTGATGACCGACCGACGGCTCACCGCGGGCGGCCCACGTCGGGGTTGGCGGCGTTCGGGTTCGGCGGCCGCTCGGTGTCGACGTGGCCGAGCTCGGGCCGGGGGGCGAGCGGGGAGAGGTGGAAGACGGCCTCCGCAGGTGCGTCCCCGACGTTGACCAGCCGGTGGCGTACGCCGGTCGGGACCAGCAGCGAATCGCCGGGGCCGAGCTCGACGGGCTCGCCGTTCAGCCGCATCTCCAGGCGTCCCGCGACGACGTGGAGGAACTCCTCGGAGTAGGGGTGGTAGTGCTCGGTGACGAATTCTCCGGGGCGCAGCCGCACCACACCCCCGAAGCCGGATGTCGACCCCACGGTCTTGGGGCTCAGGGTGACGCGGATGTCGCCGCCCCGCCTGGTGTTGGGTGTGATCGAGTCCGCGGCGATCCTGGTCGCGGTCGTCGGTGTCACGGCGTTCCCCCCAAGCTCGGTCCGGTGACGGGCGTGATCAACGGTCCCTGGTGCGGAGTCCACGAATAGAAGGGGACCGCCATCGCGTCCCGGGGTTCCTTCCAGTCCGGGTCGAACGGTGAGATATACCGGTAGAGACGGGTGTGTATGTCCCGGTACAGGGGATGGCCGCGCACCTTGTAGAGATCCTGCGTTATGTCCTTTTCGGACTCGACCAGGTGGAAGTAGAGCCCGTGGAACGCGAGCAGGGTACGCCGGTGGACTCCGATCATGGCCGGCAGATCGGAGCCGTCGGAATCCGCGAATATCCCGGCGACGTTCGGCGCGTCCGCGCGGTTCATTCTCGCGACGATCAGAGTTCTGTGCACCGCACCCCCCAGGTCCGCTATT
This window contains:
- a CDS encoding ATP-binding protein; translated protein: MRKVLIANRGEIAVRIARACKDAGLTSVAVYAEPDLDALHTTTADQAHALGGTTPADSYLDITKILTIAQRTGADALHPGYGFLAENADFAQAVIDAGLTWIGPPPAAITALGDKVQARHIAQKVGAPLVAGTPDPVADADEALAFARTHGLPIAIKAAFGGGGRGLKVARTLDEVPDAFESAVREATTAFGRGECFVERYLDRPRHVETQCLADAHGNVVVVSTRDCSLQRRHQKLVEEAPAPFLSPEQTELLHTSSKAILREAGYVGAGTCEFLVGADGTVSFLEVNTRLQVEHPVTEEVTGIDLVREMFRIADGEELGYTDPPARGHSFEFRINAEDAGRGFMPAPGTITALNLPGGPGVRVDTGCQAGFTVPQAFDSMVAKLIVTGATRAQALERSRRALGEFEVGGMPTVLPFHRAVVEDPAFAPQGDAPFSVHTRWIETEFTTPIEPYTGETEQAEAPERDTVTVEVGGKRVEVVLPAGLGAGSDRALKKPPRRGRGRTGRVGASAGGDALVSPMQGTVIKRVAEDGQEVAEGDTVVVIEAMKMEQPLTAHKSGTVTGLAVTAGETVANGGVICEIKDT
- a CDS encoding SRPBCC family protein, encoding MAARTDNSIVIDAPMDLVWSMTNDVAEWPRLFTEYAEAKILERDGDTVTFRLALHPDENGTVWSWVSRRTMDEATRTVLAHRVETGVFRYMNIRWTYVQEPEGVRMRWEQDFEMKPHAPLDDMAMKARLDRNTRVQMPIIKAKVEAAARADGQGKSGTDGSA
- a CDS encoding acyl carrier protein — translated: MLLAVAGADEAVDMDGGQVGDTTFAELGYDSLAVLELGNRIEQEYGVRIPDGELDNGQTMRDVVAYVNSGLAEGGP
- a CDS encoding beta-ketoacyl synthase N-terminal-like domain-containing protein, which gives rise to MSATGVPTGRRVRAVVTGIGVVAPTGIGARRHWDAVLAGTSGLGRITRFDPSGYPVQVAGEVPGFEARDHIPGRLIPQTDRFTHLALAAAQEALDDARVDPGALPEYELGVVTASSSGGTEFGQHEMENLYRKGPSWVGAYQSIAWFYAATTGQVSIRHGMRGPCGVLCSEQAGGLDALGQARRLLSTGSQLVLAGGTDAPLCPYGLVAQLTAGGLSTISDPGAAYRPFDSAASGYVPGEGGAFLTVESADRRSAGHYGALLGYAAGFDPAPWAGRPPVLASVIRRALADAELEPGAVGVVFADAFGLPERDRDEARAITEVFGPGGVPVTAPKTLTGRLYAGGAALDAATALLALGSGVVPHTAGGLRPTADCGLDLVLDHPRRIRPRTALVLARGHGGFTSALVLGAGDRTIRSEQEPDERRGGHGSDR
- a CDS encoding beta-ketoacyl-ACP synthase II produces the protein MSRRSVITGVGAVAPGGIGRDAYWDLLSSGRTATRGITLFDPSGFRSRVAAECDFDPSAAGLTPKEVRRMDRAAQFAVVAAREAVADSGLDPGARDPSRTGVSIGSAVGCTMSLEEEYAVLADDGRDWLVDHTYGVPHLYGYMVPSTLAVEVAWQVGAEGPVALVSTGCTSGLDAIGHGVQLIEEGTADVVLAGATDAPLAPITSACFDAIKATTPNNADPRHASRPFDARRDGFVLGEGAAVVVLEEAAAARRRGATVYAEVLGFAGRSNAYHMTGLKPDGREMAEAIRVALDRARLDPAAIDYINAHGSGTQQNDRHETAAFKRSLGQRAYEVPVSSIKSMIGHSLGAIGSLEVAACALALRHQVVPPTANLTVPDPVCDLDYVPNEARSHRMDRVLSVGSGFGGFQTAMVLGRFQVRRAIPA
- a CDS encoding cupin domain-containing protein encodes the protein MTPTTATRIAADSITPNTRRGGDIRVTLSPKTVGSTSGFGGVVRLRPGEFVTEHYHPYSEEFLHVVAGRLEMRLNGEPVELGPGDSLLVPTGVRHRLVNVGDAPAEAVFHLSPLAPRPELGHVDTERPPNPNAANPDVGRPR
- a CDS encoding TcmI family type II polyketide cyclase translates to MHRTLIVARMNRADAPNVAGIFADSDGSDLPAMIGVHRRTLLAFHGLYFHLVESEKDITQDLYKVRGHPLYRDIHTRLYRYISPFDPDWKEPRDAMAVPFYSWTPHQGPLITPVTGPSLGGTP